One segment of Colius striatus isolate bColStr4 chromosome 11, bColStr4.1.hap1, whole genome shotgun sequence DNA contains the following:
- the WDSUB1 gene encoding WD repeat, SAM and U-box domain-containing protein 1 isoform X1, whose product MVTLIHTLSDHSDDVSCCAFSSQRLATCSLDKTVRVYSLNDFTELPYSPLKGHTYAVHCCCFSPSGHVLASCSTDGTAVVWGSGDGRALAVLPQPSRSPVRVCRFSPDSSRLLAGAADGSLVLWNLQSFTLHRSGNVKDGSLVACAFSPNGNFFVTGSSCGDLTIWDDKMRCLYNEKAHDLGVTCCDISSQPIYGGERGFRYFQMASCGQDNQIKLWLIWFENFLGVELRCKCTLSGHSAPVLACAFSYDGQMLVSGSVDKCVIIHETSTGSNLHTLSQHTRYVTTCAFAPHSALLATGAMDKTVNIWQFDLEQPCAGNAVENESKVTVEDWSEDDVSAWLCAQDLADFVELFKMNNIDGKELLNLTKDSLTNELKIESLGQRNKLLQKIEELRKKMIPVPVPDEFLCPITRELMKDPIIAADGYSYEREAMENWLSSNRRSSPMTNLPLPSLLLTPNRTLKMAINGWQERQQHHPETTSF is encoded by the exons ATGGTGACATTAATTCACACTTTATCAGATCACAGTGACGATGTCAGCTGCTGTGCCTTCTCCTCGCAGCGCTTGGCCACTTGTTCCTTGGACAAAACAGTTCGTGTTTATTCTTTAAACGACTTCACCGAGCTTCCCTACTCACCTTTAAAAGGCCACACGTACGCtgtgcactgctgctgcttctccccgTCAGGACACGTGCTGGCATCGTGCTCGACCGACGGCACGGCGGTGGTGTGGGGCAGCGGGGACGGGCGGGCGCTGGCCGTGCTGCCGCAGCCCAGTCGCAGCCCTGTCAGGGTCTGCCGCTTCTCGCCTGACTCCTCGCGCCTGCTGGCCGGGGCGGCGGATGGGAGCCTGGTGCTCTGGAACCTGCAGTCATTCACACTCCACAG ATCTGGGAATGTTAAAGATGGTTCTTTGGTGGCCTGTGCATTTTCTCCTAATGGAAACTTCTTTGTCACTGGATCATCGTGTGGTGACTTAACCATTTGGGATGATAAAATGAGGTGCCTGTATAATGAAAAAGCACATGATCTTGGTGTTACCTGCTGTGATATTTCTTCACAGCCAATTTATG GTGGTGAACGTGGATTTAGATACTTCCAGATGGCTTCTTGTGGTCAAGATAATCAGATCAAACTCTGGCTTATTTGGTTTGAAAATTTCTTAG GTGTTGAATTGAGATGTAAGTGCACATTGAGTGGACATTCTGCTCCAGTTCTGGCGTGTGCATTTTCTTATGATGGGCAGATGTTAGTGTCAGG gtctgTAGACAAGTGTGTCATAATACATGAAACT AGTACTGGTAGTAACCTTCATACTTTGTCCCAGCATACCAG GTATGTTACAACTTGTGCTTTTGCACCACATAGTGCCTTACTTGCCACAGGCGCAATGGATAAAACTGTGAACATATGGCAGTTTGATCTGGAGCAGCCCTGTGCAG GAAATGCAGTTGAAAATGAATCCAAGGTGACTGTTGAGGACTGGTCAGAGGATGATGTTTCAGCCTGGCTTTGTGCACAAGACCTGGCAGACTTTGTTGAGCTTTTCAAGATGAATAACATTGATGGAAAGGAGCTACTGAATCTTACTAAAGACAGTCTGACTAATGAATTAAAAATTG AGTCTCTGGGCCAGCGCAATAAACTCCTCCAGAAGATTgaagagctgaggaagaaaatgatCCCTGTCCCCGTCCCTGATGAGTTCTTGTGCCCTATAACAAGGGAGCTGATGAAGGATCCCATCATTGCAGCAG ATGGTTATTCCTATGAGAGAGAAGCGATGGAAAACTGGCTCAGCAGTAACAGACGGTCTAGTCCCATGACAAACCTTCCTCTGCCCTCGCTGCTGCTCACCCCCAACAGGACACTGAAGATGGCCATCAATGGGTggcaggagaggcagcagcaccacCCTGAAACCACCTCCTTCTGA
- the WDSUB1 gene encoding WD repeat, SAM and U-box domain-containing protein 1 isoform X2 — MVTLIHTLSDHSDDVSCCAFSSQRLATCSLDKTVRVYSLNDFTELPYSPLKGHTYAVHCCCFSPSGHVLASCSTDGTAVVWGSGDGRALAVLPQPSRSPVRVCRFSPDSSRLLAGAADGSLVLWNLQSFTLHRSGNVKDGSLVACAFSPNGNFFVTGSSCGDLTIWDDKMRCLYNEKAHDLGVTCCDISSQPIYGGERGFRYFQMASCGQDNQIKLWLIWFENFLGVELRCKCTLSGHSAPVLACAFSYDGQMLVSGSVDKCVIIHETSTGSNLHTLSQHTRYVTTCAFAPHSALLATGAMDKTVNIWQFDLEQPCAGNAVENESKVTVEDWSEDDVSAWLCAQDLADFVELFKMNNIDGKELLNLTKDSLTNELKIALAVHFMCQ; from the exons ATGGTGACATTAATTCACACTTTATCAGATCACAGTGACGATGTCAGCTGCTGTGCCTTCTCCTCGCAGCGCTTGGCCACTTGTTCCTTGGACAAAACAGTTCGTGTTTATTCTTTAAACGACTTCACCGAGCTTCCCTACTCACCTTTAAAAGGCCACACGTACGCtgtgcactgctgctgcttctccccgTCAGGACACGTGCTGGCATCGTGCTCGACCGACGGCACGGCGGTGGTGTGGGGCAGCGGGGACGGGCGGGCGCTGGCCGTGCTGCCGCAGCCCAGTCGCAGCCCTGTCAGGGTCTGCCGCTTCTCGCCTGACTCCTCGCGCCTGCTGGCCGGGGCGGCGGATGGGAGCCTGGTGCTCTGGAACCTGCAGTCATTCACACTCCACAG ATCTGGGAATGTTAAAGATGGTTCTTTGGTGGCCTGTGCATTTTCTCCTAATGGAAACTTCTTTGTCACTGGATCATCGTGTGGTGACTTAACCATTTGGGATGATAAAATGAGGTGCCTGTATAATGAAAAAGCACATGATCTTGGTGTTACCTGCTGTGATATTTCTTCACAGCCAATTTATG GTGGTGAACGTGGATTTAGATACTTCCAGATGGCTTCTTGTGGTCAAGATAATCAGATCAAACTCTGGCTTATTTGGTTTGAAAATTTCTTAG GTGTTGAATTGAGATGTAAGTGCACATTGAGTGGACATTCTGCTCCAGTTCTGGCGTGTGCATTTTCTTATGATGGGCAGATGTTAGTGTCAGG gtctgTAGACAAGTGTGTCATAATACATGAAACT AGTACTGGTAGTAACCTTCATACTTTGTCCCAGCATACCAG GTATGTTACAACTTGTGCTTTTGCACCACATAGTGCCTTACTTGCCACAGGCGCAATGGATAAAACTGTGAACATATGGCAGTTTGATCTGGAGCAGCCCTGTGCAG GAAATGCAGTTGAAAATGAATCCAAGGTGACTGTTGAGGACTGGTCAGAGGATGATGTTTCAGCCTGGCTTTGTGCACAAGACCTGGCAGACTTTGTTGAGCTTTTCAAGATGAATAACATTGATGGAAAGGAGCTACTGAATCTTACTAAAGACAGTCTGACTAATGAATTAAAAATTG CCCTGGCTGTCCATTTCATGTGTCAATGA
- the WDSUB1 gene encoding WD repeat, SAM and U-box domain-containing protein 1 isoform X3, with amino-acid sequence MASCGQDNQIKLWLIWFENFLGVELRCKCTLSGHSAPVLACAFSYDGQMLVSGSVDKCVIIHETSTGSNLHTLSQHTRYVTTCAFAPHSALLATGAMDKTVNIWQFDLEQPCAGNAVENESKVTVEDWSEDDVSAWLCAQDLADFVELFKMNNIDGKELLNLTKDSLTNELKIESLGQRNKLLQKIEELRKKMIPVPVPDEFLCPITRELMKDPIIAADGYSYEREAMENWLSSNRRSSPMTNLPLPSLLLTPNRTLKMAINGWQERQQHHPETTSF; translated from the exons ATGGCTTCTTGTGGTCAAGATAATCAGATCAAACTCTGGCTTATTTGGTTTGAAAATTTCTTAG GTGTTGAATTGAGATGTAAGTGCACATTGAGTGGACATTCTGCTCCAGTTCTGGCGTGTGCATTTTCTTATGATGGGCAGATGTTAGTGTCAGG gtctgTAGACAAGTGTGTCATAATACATGAAACT AGTACTGGTAGTAACCTTCATACTTTGTCCCAGCATACCAG GTATGTTACAACTTGTGCTTTTGCACCACATAGTGCCTTACTTGCCACAGGCGCAATGGATAAAACTGTGAACATATGGCAGTTTGATCTGGAGCAGCCCTGTGCAG GAAATGCAGTTGAAAATGAATCCAAGGTGACTGTTGAGGACTGGTCAGAGGATGATGTTTCAGCCTGGCTTTGTGCACAAGACCTGGCAGACTTTGTTGAGCTTTTCAAGATGAATAACATTGATGGAAAGGAGCTACTGAATCTTACTAAAGACAGTCTGACTAATGAATTAAAAATTG AGTCTCTGGGCCAGCGCAATAAACTCCTCCAGAAGATTgaagagctgaggaagaaaatgatCCCTGTCCCCGTCCCTGATGAGTTCTTGTGCCCTATAACAAGGGAGCTGATGAAGGATCCCATCATTGCAGCAG ATGGTTATTCCTATGAGAGAGAAGCGATGGAAAACTGGCTCAGCAGTAACAGACGGTCTAGTCCCATGACAAACCTTCCTCTGCCCTCGCTGCTGCTCACCCCCAACAGGACACTGAAGATGGCCATCAATGGGTggcaggagaggcagcagcaccacCCTGAAACCACCTCCTTCTGA